One Microbacterium sp. zg-B96 genomic region harbors:
- a CDS encoding Glu/Leu/Phe/Val dehydrogenase family protein translates to MTPALPLPDFHHERVEVLTGRRSELFVVVALHSSVLGSALGGARLWTYPHWSDALGDALRLSAAMTLKNAAAGLDAGGGKAVIGLEPGTVLSAERRRAAFLDLGDAVASLEGRYRTAEDVGSTTDDMLVVSERTEHVVGLPDAVGGSGEPAGPTSLGVYESLRATLERVTGSPDVAGRRITISGLGQVGSRLAVRLSTEGAVLTVTDVNPAKRHLARELGATWVSPGTEHLLPADVFVPAGIGGLLTDEVIDRLDAGAVCGPANNPLASRAGADRLAARGILYAPDFVVNAGGVIYLDLEAKRIGTRDETMMRVARIGDTLRRIYDEADSRSVTPLEAAEGLAAERLSAGVRQAALA, encoded by the coding sequence ATGACGCCCGCCCTACCCCTGCCCGATTTCCATCACGAGCGGGTGGAGGTGTTGACCGGCCGGCGCAGCGAACTGTTCGTCGTGGTCGCGCTGCACTCCTCCGTGCTCGGTTCCGCCCTCGGCGGCGCGCGCCTGTGGACGTACCCGCACTGGAGCGACGCCCTCGGCGACGCCCTGCGGCTGTCCGCCGCGATGACGCTGAAGAACGCGGCAGCGGGCCTCGACGCCGGCGGCGGGAAGGCCGTCATCGGCCTGGAGCCCGGCACCGTGCTCAGCGCCGAGCGCCGCCGCGCCGCCTTCCTCGACCTGGGCGATGCCGTCGCCTCACTCGAAGGCCGCTACCGTACCGCCGAAGACGTCGGCTCGACGACCGACGACATGCTGGTCGTCTCGGAGCGCACCGAACACGTCGTCGGGCTCCCCGACGCGGTCGGCGGATCCGGCGAACCGGCCGGCCCCACGAGCCTCGGCGTATACGAATCGCTGCGCGCGACCCTGGAACGCGTCACCGGCTCCCCCGACGTCGCGGGCCGCCGCATCACCATCTCGGGGCTGGGCCAGGTGGGCAGCCGCCTCGCGGTGCGCCTGTCCACCGAGGGCGCCGTGCTCACCGTCACCGACGTCAACCCGGCCAAGCGGCACCTCGCGCGCGAACTCGGGGCGACCTGGGTGTCCCCCGGCACCGAGCACCTCCTCCCGGCGGATGTGTTCGTCCCCGCCGGCATCGGAGGCCTGCTCACCGACGAGGTCATCGACAGGTTGGATGCCGGCGCCGTCTGCGGCCCCGCCAACAACCCGCTCGCCTCCCGCGCCGGCGCCGATCGGCTGGCGGCACGCGGCATCCTGTATGCCCCCGACTTCGTGGTCAACGCCGGCGGTGTGATCTACCTCGACCTCGAGGCCAAGCGCATCGGCACCCGCGACGAGACGATGATGCGCGTCGCCCGCATCGGCGACACCCTGCGGCGCATCTACGACGAAGCCGACAGCCGGAGCGTGACCCCACTGGAGGCCGCAGAGGGGCTCGCCGCCGAGCGGCTGTCCGCGGGAGTCAGGCAAGCGGCGCTGGCCTGA
- a CDS encoding VIT family protein, whose amino-acid sequence MSGPAKATHDEPHQGGLAERLNWLRAGVLGANDGIVSVAAVVVGVAGATSDVSPVLTAGAAALIGGAISMALGEYVSVSSQRDTQRALIAKERRELRETPEEELEELAGLYRDKGLSDATAHQVAQELTAHDALAAHLDAELQITERGVVSPWNAAFASGLAFVIGSILPMAAILLPPAAWRVPTTFVAVLLALAITGAVAARIGGSSPARAMIRTVIGGALALAATFAVGTLLDTSGVV is encoded by the coding sequence ATGAGCGGACCGGCGAAGGCCACCCACGACGAGCCGCATCAGGGCGGTCTCGCCGAGCGGCTCAACTGGCTGAGGGCGGGGGTGCTGGGCGCGAACGACGGCATCGTCTCGGTTGCCGCGGTGGTCGTCGGTGTCGCCGGCGCGACCTCCGATGTCTCGCCGGTGCTCACCGCGGGCGCGGCGGCCCTCATCGGCGGGGCGATCTCGATGGCCCTCGGCGAATACGTCTCGGTGAGCAGTCAGCGCGACACGCAACGCGCACTCATCGCGAAGGAACGCCGCGAACTGCGGGAGACCCCCGAAGAGGAACTGGAGGAGCTCGCGGGGCTCTACCGCGACAAGGGCCTTTCGGATGCCACCGCCCACCAGGTCGCGCAGGAGCTGACCGCCCACGACGCGCTTGCGGCGCACCTGGATGCCGAGCTGCAGATCACCGAGCGAGGTGTGGTCAGCCCCTGGAACGCGGCGTTCGCGTCGGGGCTGGCGTTCGTCATCGGCTCGATCCTGCCGATGGCGGCGATCCTGCTGCCGCCGGCGGCCTGGCGCGTGCCGACGACGTTCGTCGCGGTGCTGCTGGCCCTCGCCATCACCGGCGCGGTGGCGGCGCGCATCGGCGGATCGTCTCCGGCCCGCGCGATGATCCGCACCGTGATCGGCGGTGCGCTCGCGCTGGCGGCGACGTTCGCCGTCGGCACCCTGCTGGACACCTCCGGCGTCGTCTAG
- a CDS encoding beta-galactosidase gives MPSSHHLRVTPPAAPRPTDLATGDVQVTSRYVAIDGTAVFPLTGEVHFSRLPRAQWDATLRTARAGGLTHIATYVLWNHHEPVRGQASFTGDLDLGAFLRAARSHGLQIVLRIGPYAHAETRHGGLPDWLVDSGVAVRTDDPAYLAEAERWYTMLAEQVRGIPLLAIQVDNELYDQPDHLSTLRGIAERVGFTAPLWVATGWGGAELPADVLPVFGGYSDSFWIEASDTRDLRSETNFYPSPRRDDDGIGADHRTGTPGQAREYDLPFATCEIGAGMTAAYHRRPVVTADDVDALTLAKLASGSVWQGYYMYSDGRNPRPGLQEAHMVGEPNDFPDISYDFGAPLTVDAKPRESWYRLRRQHQLLHRWGSALAAMPASFPPDAADAPDTERLRWSVRSDGTAGFLFVINHQPGVTLPAHNGVAFTVTTDAGEVAFPAVDIPSNAAFVWPLGLRVGDATIRWATAQPLTQVTWRGLPLLVVTQTAGIPARFDSDHTVRPAHLDGPEELFELVRDGAVRARVLVLGESDGLRLSVAGGELVLADGVVAGDRAELFDAGDVVRLTDDGWSVVGSAAPRRTEVAVSPVRQAGNPPERHSAPNGRASIPTDWSGAAQLALDLPADADGTLVLTWEGDVARAWAGERLLSDAVYRGEPWRIGPHERRGARRIAIEILPPHPEAHVHIGGGRVPTRAAVDAAWLETPATVTLS, from the coding sequence GTGCCCTCCAGCCACCACCTGCGGGTCACCCCGCCGGCAGCCCCCCGCCCCACAGATCTCGCCACCGGCGACGTCCAGGTCACCAGCCGATACGTCGCGATCGACGGCACCGCAGTGTTCCCCCTCACCGGGGAAGTGCACTTCTCCCGGTTGCCGCGCGCCCAGTGGGATGCCACGCTGCGCACCGCGCGCGCCGGCGGTCTGACGCACATCGCGACGTATGTGCTGTGGAACCACCACGAGCCGGTGCGGGGCCAGGCCTCGTTCACGGGCGACCTCGATCTCGGGGCGTTCCTGCGGGCCGCCCGTTCCCACGGGCTGCAGATCGTGCTGCGCATCGGACCCTACGCACACGCCGAGACCCGCCACGGCGGACTGCCCGACTGGCTGGTCGACTCCGGTGTCGCGGTGCGCACCGACGACCCCGCGTATCTGGCCGAAGCGGAGCGCTGGTACACGATGCTGGCCGAGCAGGTGCGCGGCATCCCGCTGCTGGCCATCCAGGTCGACAACGAGCTCTACGACCAGCCGGATCACCTCAGCACCCTCCGGGGCATCGCCGAGCGGGTCGGGTTCACCGCCCCGCTGTGGGTGGCGACGGGCTGGGGCGGCGCGGAGCTGCCGGCCGACGTGCTGCCGGTGTTCGGCGGCTACTCGGACTCGTTCTGGATCGAGGCATCCGACACCCGGGATCTGCGCAGCGAGACCAACTTCTACCCCTCGCCCCGTCGCGATGACGACGGCATCGGCGCGGACCACCGCACCGGCACCCCGGGCCAGGCGCGCGAGTACGACCTGCCGTTCGCGACGTGCGAGATCGGCGCCGGCATGACCGCCGCCTACCACCGCCGGCCGGTCGTCACTGCGGACGACGTCGACGCGCTCACGCTGGCGAAGCTGGCCTCGGGCAGCGTCTGGCAGGGGTACTACATGTACTCCGACGGCCGCAATCCGCGGCCCGGGCTGCAAGAGGCGCACATGGTGGGCGAGCCCAACGACTTCCCGGACATCTCCTACGACTTCGGGGCGCCGCTGACGGTGGATGCCAAGCCCCGGGAGAGCTGGTATCGCTTGCGCCGCCAGCACCAGTTGCTGCACCGGTGGGGATCGGCCCTCGCCGCCATGCCGGCGTCGTTCCCGCCGGACGCCGCCGACGCCCCCGACACCGAGCGGCTGCGCTGGTCGGTGCGCTCGGACGGCACCGCCGGGTTCCTCTTCGTCATCAACCACCAACCGGGTGTCACGCTGCCGGCGCACAATGGGGTGGCGTTCACGGTGACGACGGATGCCGGCGAGGTCGCCTTCCCCGCTGTGGACATTCCGTCGAATGCCGCGTTCGTGTGGCCGCTCGGGCTCCGCGTGGGGGACGCGACTATCCGGTGGGCGACCGCGCAGCCGCTGACCCAAGTGACCTGGCGCGGCCTGCCGCTGCTCGTGGTGACCCAGACCGCCGGCATCCCGGCGCGCTTCGATAGCGACCACACCGTGCGGCCGGCGCACCTGGACGGGCCGGAGGAGCTGTTCGAACTCGTGCGGGACGGCGCCGTGCGCGCCCGCGTGCTGGTGCTGGGCGAGTCCGACGGGCTGCGTCTGAGCGTGGCCGGCGGCGAGCTCGTGCTCGCCGACGGCGTGGTGGCGGGCGACCGGGCGGAACTGTTCGACGCCGGCGACGTGGTGCGCCTGACCGACGACGGCTGGTCCGTGGTGGGGTCGGCTGCCCCGCGCCGCACCGAGGTCGCCGTGTCGCCGGTGCGCCAGGCCGGCAACCCGCCCGAGCGTCACAGCGCACCCAACGGGCGCGCGTCGATCCCGACCGACTGGAGCGGTGCCGCCCAGCTCGCGCTGGACCTGCCGGCGGACGCCGACGGCACCCTCGTGCTGACGTGGGAGGGGGACGTCGCCCGGGCGTGGGCGGGGGAGCGGCTGTTGTCGGATGCCGTCTACCGCGGCGAACCCTGGCGCATCGGCCCGCACGAGCGCCGCGGCGCGCGGCGCATCGCGATTGAGATCCTGCCGCCGCATCCGGAGGCGCACGTGCACATCGGCGGCGGCCGGGTGCCCACGCGCGCCGCGGTCGACGCGGCGTGGCTGGAGACACCCGCGACGGTGACGCTGAGCTGA
- a CDS encoding AraC family transcriptional regulator gives MERRDGFFHQRMNVVPRPLVAAALARPVTRRMLVTDVGYFPRALQHGRRRPHGAEETIVIVCVAGTGWVDAGGERQRIGSSTAVVIPVGMPHSYGADAEDPWTIWWCHVRGSDVPDLLEAAGVGPHRVTLSLRAVDRATALVDEIATSLERDTTPARLIATSGMAWRLLTQLAVDRVLPEEGTPLQRAIRFLEERVDARVQVPELAAMVGVSASHLTALFRDATGGGVLAYHLAQKMARARWLLDTTELPVAEVGREVGMADPFYFSRQFRRTHGLSPSAYRATHRP, from the coding sequence ATGGAGCGGCGCGACGGGTTCTTTCATCAGCGGATGAACGTCGTGCCGCGCCCGCTGGTGGCGGCCGCGCTGGCGCGCCCCGTGACGCGGCGGATGCTGGTGACCGATGTCGGCTACTTTCCCCGCGCCCTCCAACACGGGCGCCGTCGCCCGCACGGCGCCGAGGAGACGATCGTCATCGTCTGCGTTGCTGGCACGGGATGGGTGGATGCCGGCGGCGAACGGCAGCGCATCGGAAGCTCCACGGCGGTCGTGATCCCCGTCGGCATGCCGCACTCGTATGGGGCGGATGCCGAGGATCCCTGGACGATCTGGTGGTGTCACGTGCGTGGCAGTGACGTGCCCGACCTGCTCGAGGCGGCGGGGGTGGGCCCCCATCGCGTGACGCTGTCCCTTCGCGCGGTCGACCGGGCCACCGCGCTGGTGGACGAGATCGCCACGTCGCTGGAGCGCGACACCACCCCGGCGCGGCTGATCGCGACGTCCGGGATGGCGTGGCGGCTGTTGACGCAACTGGCGGTGGACCGGGTGCTGCCGGAGGAAGGCACGCCGCTGCAGCGCGCCATCCGATTTCTGGAGGAGCGGGTGGACGCCCGGGTGCAGGTGCCCGAGCTTGCCGCGATGGTGGGCGTGTCCGCGTCGCACCTGACCGCGCTGTTCCGCGATGCCACCGGCGGGGGAGTGCTGGCCTATCACCTGGCGCAGAAGATGGCGCGTGCGCGCTGGCTGCTGGACACCACCGAACTGCCGGTGGCCGAGGTCGGGCGCGAGGTCGGGATGGCCGACCCGTTCTACTTCTCCCGGCAGTTTCGCCGCACCCACGGGTTGAGCCCCAGCGCATATCGGGCCACGCACCGTCCTTAG
- a CDS encoding DUF5107 domain-containing protein encodes MTRDDAPSRIHLPLAPADQQALLDAGGVACWSEPVEIDTYEAGEPDRYPLFLDRRVYQGSSGRVYPLPMIDHVSHVKRARLWQAIHLENATVRLMLLPELGGRIHIGYDKVAGYDFFYRNNVIKPALVGLAGPWISGGVEFNWPQHHRPATFLPVDSRIQREDDGAVVVWHSDLDPLQRMRGVHGIRLRPESSLIELEARLHNRTDVPQTFLWWANVAARSHERYQSFFPDDVAWVADHARRAVTAFPRADRPYYGVDYPALAAERADADRIDVYSNIPVPTSYMITDTADEFFGGYDHAADAGFVHWADRAISPGKKQWTWGDGAIGRAWDAQLTDDDGPYVELMAGVYTDNQPDFAWLAPGETKTFSQFWFPIHRVGPVRQATTDAAVSLTSHPDGARVGIIATRPVPGAVVTVETAAGVAAQWSADLAPDAPLLRTLPVPEAEVTAIRVRTGAGADLVTWTRRAGTAAEPWVATAPDAAAEIHSSDELNLTAQHLLQYRHPSRSPVPYLQEALRRDPGDTRAATALGAWHLSRGGYASARELLQTAVARLTRRNLNPRDGEAHYLLGLALERTGDHPGADTAFATAAWVHAWRVPATLGRARLALRADRAADALALASAVADVPEAARLRVLALRRLHRDAEAATALAALVEADPLDAATQALAGERIAVEPRALLDVAVEFARAGCFAEALAATADPAAPAPAAFGNPEPMRRLLRAAWFDQAGDEAAAAGERAAAAASDPALAFPAGLDQFDALAAAITAEPGHLVARALRGMWLLDAGRPALALADLRAATAAGTDDPVAWRNLALAVMQTGGSPATADAAYERALMLSDDARLVFERDLLAQVRNLTPAERLALLRERPPLLDARDDLALVHATLLLDVDRVDEAWDLLTGRAFRPFEGGEGRVIAAFDRASCAIARRLLDAGAADDAASLLADGLVPPASLGEGRHPAEPQAERLVLLGDARAARDDLDGAREAWETACAATPLAVAPRPADDADFWIGTAHLRLGEVDRAAAAWTRLEQRAAELEQSPDEADYFATSLPELLVFDVDTAAARRRTATRLRELAGFGRAAGSGRIEG; translated from the coding sequence GTGACCCGTGACGACGCGCCGAGCCGCATCCACCTGCCCCTCGCCCCTGCCGACCAGCAGGCGCTTCTCGACGCCGGCGGCGTGGCGTGCTGGAGCGAGCCGGTCGAGATCGACACCTACGAGGCGGGTGAGCCCGACCGGTACCCGCTGTTCCTGGACCGCCGGGTGTACCAGGGCTCGAGCGGCCGGGTGTACCCGCTGCCGATGATCGACCACGTCTCCCACGTCAAGCGGGCCCGACTGTGGCAGGCGATCCACCTCGAGAACGCCACGGTGCGGTTGATGCTGCTGCCCGAGCTGGGCGGTCGCATTCACATCGGCTACGACAAGGTCGCCGGCTATGACTTCTTCTACCGCAACAACGTCATCAAGCCCGCCCTGGTGGGGCTCGCCGGTCCCTGGATCTCCGGCGGAGTCGAGTTCAACTGGCCGCAGCACCACCGCCCCGCGACCTTCCTGCCCGTCGACAGTCGCATCCAGCGCGAGGACGACGGTGCGGTCGTGGTCTGGCACAGCGATCTGGATCCGCTGCAGCGCATGCGGGGCGTCCACGGCATCCGCTTGCGGCCCGAGTCGTCGCTGATCGAGCTCGAGGCGCGCCTGCACAACCGCACCGACGTGCCGCAGACGTTCCTGTGGTGGGCCAACGTCGCGGCCCGCTCCCACGAGCGGTATCAGTCGTTCTTTCCCGACGACGTCGCCTGGGTCGCCGATCACGCGCGTCGCGCTGTCACCGCCTTCCCCCGCGCCGACCGCCCGTACTACGGCGTGGACTACCCGGCGCTGGCGGCCGAGCGAGCGGATGCCGACCGCATCGACGTGTACAGCAACATCCCGGTGCCGACGTCGTACATGATCACCGACACTGCGGATGAGTTCTTCGGCGGATACGACCACGCCGCCGACGCCGGGTTCGTGCACTGGGCCGATCGTGCCATCTCCCCCGGCAAGAAGCAGTGGACGTGGGGCGACGGCGCCATCGGTCGCGCCTGGGATGCCCAGCTGACCGACGACGACGGCCCCTACGTCGAGCTCATGGCCGGGGTCTACACCGACAACCAGCCCGACTTCGCGTGGCTGGCGCCGGGCGAGACCAAGACGTTCTCGCAGTTCTGGTTCCCGATCCACCGGGTCGGGCCGGTGCGTCAGGCGACGACGGATGCCGCGGTGTCGCTGACGTCGCACCCCGACGGCGCCCGCGTGGGGATCATCGCGACCCGCCCGGTGCCCGGCGCCGTCGTCACCGTCGAGACCGCCGCGGGGGTCGCGGCGCAATGGTCCGCGGACCTCGCGCCGGACGCGCCGCTGCTGCGGACGCTGCCCGTGCCCGAGGCCGAGGTCACGGCTATCCGCGTGCGCACCGGCGCCGGCGCGGATCTCGTCACCTGGACGCGCCGGGCCGGCACCGCCGCCGAGCCGTGGGTGGCCACCGCCCCGGACGCCGCGGCCGAGATCCACTCCAGCGACGAGCTGAATCTCACCGCCCAGCACCTGCTGCAGTACCGGCATCCGTCCCGCTCACCCGTGCCGTACCTGCAGGAGGCGCTGCGCCGAGACCCCGGCGACACCCGCGCGGCGACGGCGCTCGGCGCCTGGCACCTCTCCCGCGGCGGCTACGCCAGCGCGCGGGAACTGCTGCAGACCGCGGTCGCCCGCCTCACCCGGCGCAACCTCAACCCGCGGGACGGGGAGGCGCACTACCTGCTCGGGCTCGCACTCGAACGCACCGGCGACCACCCCGGCGCCGACACCGCGTTCGCCACGGCGGCGTGGGTGCACGCTTGGCGTGTCCCGGCGACGCTCGGCCGCGCGCGGCTCGCGCTACGGGCGGACCGTGCCGCCGACGCGCTGGCGCTGGCATCCGCCGTCGCCGACGTCCCCGAGGCGGCGCGGCTGCGCGTGCTGGCGCTGCGCCGACTGCACCGCGACGCCGAGGCGGCCACGGCGCTGGCGGCGCTCGTGGAGGCCGACCCGCTGGATGCCGCGACGCAGGCACTGGCCGGGGAGCGCATCGCCGTCGAGCCGCGTGCGCTGCTGGATGTCGCCGTCGAGTTCGCCCGCGCGGGGTGCTTCGCCGAAGCCCTCGCCGCGACGGCCGACCCTGCCGCCCCGGCACCCGCGGCGTTCGGCAACCCCGAGCCGATGCGCCGGCTGCTGCGAGCGGCCTGGTTCGACCAGGCCGGCGATGAGGCAGCGGCCGCCGGGGAACGCGCCGCCGCCGCGGCATCCGACCCGGCGCTGGCCTTCCCCGCCGGGCTCGACCAGTTCGACGCGCTCGCCGCGGCGATCACCGCCGAGCCCGGGCATCTGGTTGCGCGTGCCCTGCGCGGCATGTGGCTGCTCGACGCCGGCCGGCCCGCGCTCGCCCTGGCGGATCTGCGAGCGGCGACCGCCGCCGGCACCGACGACCCGGTCGCCTGGCGCAACCTGGCGCTGGCGGTCATGCAGACCGGCGGCTCGCCCGCCACCGCGGATGCCGCGTATGAACGTGCCCTGATGCTGTCCGACGACGCCCGCCTGGTCTTCGAGCGCGACCTGCTGGCCCAGGTGCGGAATCTGACGCCGGCCGAGCGTCTGGCGCTGCTGCGGGAGCGGCCCCCGCTGCTGGACGCGCGCGACGACCTGGCGCTCGTGCACGCCACCCTCCTCCTGGACGTCGATCGCGTCGACGAGGCGTGGGATCTGCTCACCGGGCGCGCGTTCCGCCCGTTCGAGGGCGGCGAGGGACGCGTGATCGCGGCATTCGACCGCGCGTCGTGCGCGATCGCACGGCGCCTGCTCGACGCCGGCGCCGCGGACGACGCGGCATCCCTCCTCGCCGACGGCCTCGTGCCACCCGCCTCGCTCGGCGAGGGCCGCCACCCCGCCGAACCGCAGGCCGAACGCCTGGTGCTGCTCGGCGATGCCCGCGCCGCCCGGGATGACCTCGACGGTGCCCGAGAGGCGTGGGAGACCGCGTGCGCCGCTACACCGCTGGCCGTCGCCCCGCGCCCCGCGGATGACGCGGACTTCTGGATCGGCACGGCGCACCTGCGTCTGGGCGAGGTCGATCGGGCGGCAGCGGCTTGGACACGCCTGGAGCAGCGCGCGGCGGAACTGGAGCAGTCCCCGGACGAGGCGGACTACTTCGCCACCTCGCTGCCGGAGCTGCTGGTGTTCGACGTCGACACGGCCGCGGCCCGCCGCCGCACTGCGACGCGGCTCCGGGAGCTCGCCGGGTTCGGCCGCGCCGCCGGATCGGGAAGGATCGAGGGATGA
- a CDS encoding cellulase-like family protein, translating to MTERYLGSASLPVDESALTGPVPAHLPPRLTVTLWDFSWYTQAGPGQPYADLEAAVADAASLGYNAIRICAAPLLLFGGLGLDDLAADLEIEGLGAAPDGYYGQRTRWYDTPGGFRLDLRVHLLALFDAAARHDMVVILASWEYQQSPAFAASARWFDAIDAVPLGERYDVLGRAWHRLVAWLTDHGHRDRIALVELHNEVDFSILPDIIDGVAAVARLRADHPDLLITASYGKPPHLAMHRVPEVLGAAQCHVYSYGVLDALQQRIDIRSEGSADFPNAALRELLRADAPSVTAYGRPAQWKLRATVITDQMIYGYDWVDPAAWDDWLDDHYPPYAEVMQREVASRVIAIAAWARWRGVPAIVGEGWVGYTPLHGTFEEGDIGRALAEHGVRTALDHGMWGVVLCSNAAPHHPMWQLREWQQRLNAEILAR from the coding sequence ATGACTGAGCGCTACCTCGGGTCCGCCTCGTTGCCGGTCGACGAATCAGCCCTCACCGGGCCGGTGCCCGCCCATCTGCCGCCGCGGCTCACCGTCACGCTGTGGGACTTCTCCTGGTACACCCAGGCCGGTCCGGGGCAGCCGTACGCGGATCTTGAGGCAGCGGTGGCGGATGCCGCATCGCTCGGGTACAACGCCATCCGCATCTGTGCGGCACCGTTGCTGCTGTTCGGCGGGCTGGGTCTGGACGACCTCGCCGCCGACCTGGAGATCGAGGGACTCGGCGCCGCCCCCGACGGCTACTACGGGCAGCGCACGCGCTGGTACGACACCCCCGGCGGCTTCCGGCTGGATCTGCGCGTCCACCTGCTGGCGCTGTTCGACGCTGCCGCTCGCCACGACATGGTCGTGATCCTCGCCAGCTGGGAGTACCAGCAGTCCCCGGCTTTCGCGGCATCCGCCCGCTGGTTCGACGCGATCGATGCGGTGCCCTTGGGCGAGCGCTACGACGTGCTGGGCCGGGCATGGCACCGCCTGGTGGCGTGGCTCACCGACCACGGCCACCGCGACCGGATCGCGCTGGTGGAGCTGCACAACGAGGTCGACTTCTCGATCCTCCCCGACATCATCGACGGCGTCGCCGCCGTCGCCCGGCTGCGCGCAGACCACCCCGACCTGCTCATCACCGCCAGCTACGGCAAGCCGCCGCACCTGGCGATGCACCGGGTGCCCGAGGTGCTGGGAGCGGCGCAGTGCCACGTGTACTCCTACGGTGTGCTCGACGCGCTGCAGCAGCGCATCGACATCCGCTCGGAGGGCAGCGCCGACTTCCCCAACGCCGCGCTGCGCGAGCTGCTGCGCGCCGATGCCCCGTCGGTGACGGCGTACGGTCGGCCGGCGCAGTGGAAGCTGCGGGCCACCGTCATCACCGACCAGATGATCTACGGCTACGACTGGGTCGATCCCGCGGCCTGGGATGACTGGCTCGATGACCACTACCCGCCCTACGCCGAGGTCATGCAGCGCGAGGTCGCCTCGCGCGTCATCGCCATCGCGGCCTGGGCGCGGTGGCGCGGGGTGCCCGCGATCGTCGGTGAGGGCTGGGTGGGCTACACCCCGCTGCACGGCACGTTCGAGGAGGGCGACATCGGACGCGCTCTGGCCGAACACGGCGTGCGCACCGCGCTGGATCACGGCATGTGGGGCGTGGTGCTGTGCTCCAACGCCGCGCCGCACCACCCGATGTGGCAACTGCGCGAGTGGCAGCAGCGGCTCAACGCCGAGATCCTCGCCCGCTGA
- a CDS encoding large exoprotein: protein MGGQVLGGGVIVAVAVVLWLVYLLPSWHSRHQYEAAERNAVRLNRALRVLAETSETPQEVHLELNARTAMAQQRLARQALAEREQAALEVARTELAVAKEKARTDAALAREQARHDAVLAREQARAQAEAARAETAAARERAQAAAAAARALPAARRARARRRARLTTTLIGVAGLGLAGWGAVELVLFGAQAMLWCGGAVAAVSVLLLDRMARVRTRGVVAVALAPEVRQSVAGEVQDVTLADERAWTPRELPRPLTASSGSRAAAALDAAAARDELRRAAREEAMRERAERDAPPSIGAARAARAALSDDAEIEAHVRDLLARRASGQ from the coding sequence ATGGGTGGGCAGGTATTGGGCGGCGGTGTGATCGTCGCAGTGGCGGTCGTGCTGTGGCTGGTGTACCTGCTGCCGTCGTGGCACAGCCGCCACCAGTACGAGGCCGCCGAGCGCAACGCCGTGCGCCTCAACCGTGCCCTGCGCGTTCTCGCCGAGACCAGCGAGACGCCGCAAGAGGTGCACCTCGAACTCAACGCCCGCACCGCGATGGCCCAGCAGCGCCTTGCCCGCCAGGCGCTGGCCGAGCGCGAACAGGCAGCCCTCGAGGTGGCCCGCACCGAACTCGCCGTCGCCAAGGAGAAGGCACGCACCGATGCCGCGCTCGCCCGCGAGCAGGCACGTCACGATGCCGTCCTCGCCCGTGAGCAGGCTCGCGCCCAGGCCGAGGCCGCCCGTGCCGAGACGGCAGCCGCACGCGAACGCGCACAGGCAGCCGCAGCGGCCGCTCGGGCGCTGCCCGCTGCCCGCCGCGCGCGCGCCCGCCGCCGGGCCCGACTGACCACCACCCTGATCGGCGTCGCCGGCCTGGGGCTCGCCGGATGGGGCGCGGTCGAACTCGTGCTGTTCGGTGCACAAGCGATGCTGTGGTGTGGTGGCGCGGTCGCCGCCGTGAGCGTTCTGTTGCTGGACCGCATGGCCCGGGTGCGCACGCGCGGTGTCGTCGCCGTCGCGCTCGCCCCCGAGGTTCGTCAGAGCGTTGCCGGCGAGGTGCAGGACGTCACTCTCGCCGACGAGCGGGCGTGGACGCCGCGGGAACTGCCGCGGCCGCTCACCGCGTCGTCCGGTTCGCGTGCCGCTGCCGCACTCGACGCGGCCGCCGCGCGGGACGAACTGCGCCGCGCCGCCCGCGAAGAGGCGATGCGCGAACGCGCCGAGCGTGACGCGCCGCCGTCGATCGGAGCGGCCCGTGCCGCTCGCGCCGCGCTGAGCGACGATGCCGAGATCGAGGCGCACGTGCGCGACCTGCTCGCGCGCCGCGCGTCGGGTCAGTAA
- a CDS encoding GNAT family protein — MELSPREHGPVSIRIVRPRDARVLQHELMTNRSWLRQWEATSPDGPASFDMRLGVRRLLQQYRDGLGVPFVMEYEGEVAGQLNVWGIARGSLSSATIGYWVSKRFAGRDITPTSVALATDVAFTQLGLHRMEICIRPENHASLRVVEKLGFRYEGLRKRFIHIDGDWRDHYAFALVREDVPDGVLRRWVAGAAPQDAAAIPPSDRLPA; from the coding sequence GTGGAACTGTCACCTCGCGAGCACGGCCCCGTCTCGATCCGTATCGTGCGTCCGCGTGACGCACGAGTGCTGCAGCACGAGCTGATGACCAATCGGTCCTGGCTGCGTCAGTGGGAGGCCACCAGCCCCGACGGGCCGGCGTCGTTCGACATGCGTCTGGGCGTGCGCCGGCTGCTGCAGCAGTATCGTGACGGGCTCGGCGTGCCGTTCGTCATGGAGTACGAAGGCGAGGTCGCCGGGCAGCTGAACGTCTGGGGCATCGCCCGCGGATCGCTGTCATCGGCCACGATCGGCTACTGGGTCAGCAAGCGCTTCGCCGGGCGGGACATCACCCCCACCTCCGTCGCGCTGGCCACCGATGTCGCCTTCACGCAGCTGGGTCTGCACCGCATGGAGATCTGCATCCGCCCCGAGAACCACGCGAGCCTGCGGGTGGTGGAGAAGCTGGGGTTCCGGTACGAGGGGCTGCGCAAGCGGTTCATCCACATCGACGGCGACTGGCGCGACCATTACGCGTTCGCGCTGGTGCGTGAAGACGTCCCGGACGGCGTGCTGCGGCGCTGGGTGGCCGGGGCTGCGCCCCAGGATGCCGCGGCGATTCCGCCCTCGGACCGCCTTCCGGCCTGA